The Streptomyces sp. HUAS MG91 sequence CGCCAAGCGCAATCTGATCCGGATGACCCGGATCCCCGAGATGATCCTCTTCGGGATCATCCAGCCGGTGATGTTCGTGGTGCTGTTCACGTACGTCTTCGGCGGCTCGATCTCCATCCCGGGCGCGGGCACCAGCCCCAGTGCCTACAAGGAATTCCTGATGGCGGGCATCTTCGCCCAGACCGTCACCTTCGCCACGGCCGGTGCGGGCGCGGGCATCGCCGACGACATGCACAAGGGCCTCATCGACCGGTTCCGCTCGCTGCCCATGGCGCGCGGAGCGGTGCTCACCGGGCGCACCCTCGCCGACCTCGTGCAGACGGCCGTGACGCTCGCCGTCCTCGCCGCCGTCGCCCTGCTCGTCGGCTGGCGCACCCACGAGAACATCGGCAAGGTCCTCGCCGGCTTCGGCCTGCTCCTGCTGCTCGGCTACGCGTTCACCTGGATCGGCGCCCTGATCGGCCTGTCCGTGCGGACCCCCGAGGCGGCGACCTCGGGCGGCCTCATCTGGCTCTTCCCGCTGACCTTCATCTCGAACGCGTTCGTGCCGGTCAACGGCATGCCGAA is a genomic window containing:
- a CDS encoding ABC transporter permease — protein: MSAVTESVRAPRAAGGIGQSVRDSLVVAKRNLIRMTRIPEMILFGIIQPVMFVVLFTYVFGGSISIPGAGTSPSAYKEFLMAGIFAQTVTFATAGAGAGIADDMHKGLIDRFRSLPMARGAVLTGRTLADLVQTAVTLAVLAAVALLVGWRTHENIGKVLAGFGLLLLLGYAFTWIGALIGLSVRTPEAATSGGLIWLFPLTFISNAFVPVNGMPKFLQYIAEWNPFSATVAAARELFGNTIPGVPKSVTGAWPMEHPVWASLIWSVLIILVFRTLAVRKYRKAAG